The genomic stretch CACTGACGACGCTCTGAGGCTGGCGGTCCGTGACAACGGGCCAGGACCGTCCGACGAGGGGACGGCCGGACACGGGCTGGCGGGCATGCGGGAGCGTGCCGCGGCCGTGGGCGGTGAGCTGCGCACCGGTCCCGCACCTGGCGGCGGCTTCCTCGTCGAGGCGCGACTGCCTGGAAAGGACGCCGACGACGCGTCCATGACAGGCAACACCCCCGCGAGAGGAAAGGACGCCAGCGCCCCATGATCCGTGTGGTCATCGCCGACGATCATCTGGTCGTCCGGACCGGGTTCGCCGAGTTGCTCGACACCCAGCCGGACTTCGAGGTCGCCGGCACCGCCGCCGACGGGGCGGAGGCGGTGCGGATCTGCCGGGAGCTGGCCCCCGACGTCGTGCTCATGGACGTGCGCATGCCGGGTATGGGCGGGATCGAGGCCACCAGGCAGCTCGCCGGAGCCGGTGCTGAGGGGCCGCGGGTGCTCATCCTGACGACGTTCGACCTGGACGAGTACGTCTACGACGCGCTGCGCGCCGGAGCCAGCGGCTTCCTGCTCAAGGACGTCACCGCCGAACGGCTCTTCGACGCGGTACGCGTGATCGCCGGCGGCGAGGCGCTGCTGGCCCCGGCGGTCACCAAGCGGCTGATCAGTGAGTTCGCCCGCCTGGGCCCGAGATCGGAGGCGCCCGCGCTGTCGACGCTGACGCCGCGCGAGACGCAGGTGCTCCGGCTCGTCGCCGAAGGGCTGTCCAATCCGGAGATAGCGGCCCGGCTGGTGGTCACGGAGGAGACGGTCAAGACCCACGTCAGCCGGGTCCTGAACAAGCTAGGGCTGCGCGACAGGACGCAGGCCGTCGTCGCCGCGTACGAGTCGGGCCTGGTCGTGCCGCGCAGCCGGTCATGACCTAGAAGTCGAAGTCGTCAATGTTGTCCTTGTTGAACACGGTCGGCTTGCCGAGCAGCACCTCACCCTTGGCCCCGATCGTGTACTCGCCCAGCTTGCCCGCCTTGAACTTCTCGCCCTCGGCGCCGGTGATCTGCCCAGAGGCCAGGGCGGCGCCCGCGTACGAGGCCAGGTAGCCCAGGTCGGCAGGGTTCCACAGCTCGAAGGCGTCGATCGTGCCGTCCTTGACGAACTTGCGCAGCTGGTTCGGCGTGCCGAGCCCGGTCAGCTTGACCTTGCCCTTGTACGGCGAGTCCGACAGGTAGCGGGCGGCCGCGGCGATGCCCACGGTCGTGGGGGAGATGATGCCCGCCAGGTCCGGGTACGAGCGCAGGAGGCCCTGGGTCTCGGTGAAGGACTTCTGGTCGTCGTCGTTGCCGTAGGCGACCTTGACCAGCTCCATGTCCTTGTACTCGGGCTTCTTGAGCTCGTCCTTCATGAACTCGATCCAGGTGTTCTGGTTGGTCGCGTTCGGCGTGGCGGACAGGATGGCGATCTTGCCCTTGTGCCCGATCTGCTCGGCCAGGAGCTGCACCTCGGTACGGCCGAGGTCCTCGGGGCTGGCCTGGTTGACGAACACGTCGCGGCCCTCGGGGGCGGTGTCGGAGTCGTAGCTGACGACCTTGATGCCGGCGGCCCTGGCCTGCTTGAGCGCGGGCACGACGGCGTTGGGGTCGTTGGCGGAGATGACGATGGCGTCCTGCTCCTGCTGGATCAGCGTGTTGATGTAGGACACCTGCGAGGAGGCGCTGGCCTCGGACGGGCCGACCTCCTTGCCCTCGCCGCCGAACTCCTTGGCGGCCTCGATGCCGCCGTTGTCGGCGATCGTGAAGTACGGGTTGTTCACCTGCTTCGGCAGGAAGGCGATCTTCAATCCCTGCTTGAGCGGGGCGTTCGGGTTGGCCGCGGCCGACGACGCAGCGGTGGCCGGGGCGGAGGACTGCTGCTGTTGCACGTCGCTCCTGGTGGTGCCGCCGCACGCGGCGGTCATCAGGACGAGTCCGGCCAGGAGCGCTGTATGACGCATTCCCATTTTCATCATGGGGACTTCCCTTCCATTTGTGGTGATGTGCGCCGTCGCCAGACCGCCCCCAAGTTAGGCGCCAGCACGGACGCGACGAGCAGCAGACCCGTCACGAAGTTGAGCACCTCGTTGGCCACGTCCGCCAGGATCAGGGCGTTGCGGACGACGCCGAGGAGCAGGACCGCCATGAGGACGCCGGGCAGTGAGCCGCGGCCGCCGAAGATCGACACTCCGCCCAGCAGCACGGCGGCCACGACGGCCAGCTCCAGGCCGACGCCGTTGTCGGCGCGGGCGCTGGCGTACCGGAACGTGTAGACCAGCGAGGCGAGCGAGGCCATGACCCCGGAGGCCACGAACAACCAGAACTTGATGCGCTTGACCCGGACGCCGGAGAAGTACGCCGCCTCCTCGTTCGAGCCCAGCGCGAAGATCGACCGGCCGAGACCCGTCGCGTGCAGCACCACGGCCGCCACCGCCGCCAGCAGCGCCACCAGCACCGTCATCAGCGGCACCGGGCCGATCGAGGCCGTCGCCAGGCTCGTGTAGGCCGGCGGCAGGTCGGCCACCGCCTGGTCGCCCAGCATCACGTACGCCAGGCCGCGGAAGAGGGCGAACGTCCCGATGGTCACCGCCAGGGAGGGGAGGCCGAGGCGGGTGACCAGCAGGCCGTTGAACGCGCCGCACAGGGCGCCGACCAGCAGGCAGATCGGCATGATCGCCTCGATCGGCAGCCCGGCGTTCCACAGCCAGCCCAGCACGGCGCAGGACAGGCCGAGCGTGGAGGCCACGGACAAGTCGATCTCTGCGGCCACGATGACCAGGGTCATGGTCAGGGCCATGAGGGCGATCTCGGTGGTGTCGAGCAGCAGGAACGAGACGTTGGAGCCGTTGGCGAACCCGTCCACGCCCAGCGACGCCCAGACGACGACGCCGACGAGCAGCGCGAGGATGAGCGTCTCCCACCGGCGGAGCAGGTCAGTGGTCGCCGACTGCCGGAGCTGGTCCGTGGTCGGCGACTGGCGGAGCTGGTCAGTGGTCATCGCGGAACCTCCGGCGGCGGAGTGCGGCGGCCACCCGCAGGGCGAGCAGCCTGTCGAGGACGATGGCGGCGATCAGCAGGGCGCCGTTGATGGCGGTCTGGGCGAGCGCGTCCACGCGGAGCACGGCCAGCGCGCTCGTGATGCTCGCCAGCAGCAACGCCCCCAGGGCGGCCCCGTAGACCGTGCCGCTGCCGCCGAAGATCGCCACGCCGCCCACCACGACGGCGGCGATCACGTCGAGTTCCTTGCCGGTGGCCACGGTCGCGTCGACGGTGCCGAAGCGGGCCGCCCACATGACGCCGGCGAGTCCCGCCAGCGCCCCGTTGGCGACGAACGCCGCCATGATCCGGCGCCGTACCTGGATCCCGGCCAGCACCGCGGCCTCGGGGTTGGAGCCGATGGCGTACAGCTCGCGGCCGGCGCGCAGGTTGCGCAGCATCCAGCCGACGACCAGCAGGACGGCCAGGGCGACCAGCGCGAGCAGCGGCATCCCGAGCACCGAGCTCGAGCCCAGGGACAGGAAGCCGTCGGGCATGTCGGCCGCGTTCACCTGCCGGCCGCCCGCCCAGGCGTAGTCGATGCCGCGGAAGGCGTACAGGGTGCCGAGCGTGGCCACCAGGGCGGGCACCTTGGCCACCCCGACGAGCAGCCCGTTGATCGCCCCGCATGCCGCGCCGAGCACCACGCACCCGGCGATCACGACGGGGATCGGCACGCCGGGGTTGTCGGCGAGGACGAGCGCGCCCCCGAACGCCGACAGCCCGACCACCGAGCTGACCGACAGGTCCACGTTCCGGGTGATCACGACGAGTGTCTGGCCGACGGCGAGCATGGCCACGATGGCGGAATTGAGCAGGATGTCACGCAGGCTGCCGTAGGTCAGGAAGCTCGGGTTCACCGCCCCCGTGACGCCGAACAGGGCGGCGAGCGCGGCCAGGATGCCCAGCTCACGCACCCGCGCGACCATGTCGACGAGCCGCCGGCCGCCGTTGCGCGTGGGGCGGCGGGTCGCGGTGGCGGTCATCCGACATCCCTCCTTTCAGTGGTGGTCATGCCGCGCTCCTTCCGGTCGCAGCGGCCATCACGTTCTCCTCGGTGGCCTGCGCGCGGTCGATCTCGGCGACCAGCCGTCCTTCATGCATGACCAGCACCCGGTCCGCCATGCCCAGCACCTCGGGCAGCTCCGACGAGATCATCAGCACCGCCACCCCGGTCCCGGCCAGCTCCGACAGCAGCCGGTGCACCTCGGCCTTGGTGCCCACGTCGATGCCCCGGGTGGGCTCGTCCACGATGATCACCGACGGCTTGCGTGCCAGCCACTTGGCGAGCACGACCTTCTGCTGGTTGCCGCCGGACAGCACGTTCACCGGGTCCGTCAGCCGGGCGAACTTCAGTTGCAGGCGCACCGCCCAGTCCTTGGCCCGCTGCCGCTCGGCGAGCCGAGAGATCAGCGGCCCCCGGTGGAGGGCGGCCAGCCCGGCCAGGCCGATGTTGCGTTCGATCGACAGGTCCATGACCAGCCCCTGCTGGCGGCGGTCCTCGGGGACCAGCGCCAGCCCGGCGGCCATGGCCGCCGTGGGGCTGGCCGGCCGCAGCCGCTTGCCGTCCACCTCGACGCTGCCGGCGTCCCACCGGTCGATGCCGAACACGGCCCTGGCGACCTCGCTGCGCCCGGCTCCCACGAGCCCGGCCAGCGCCACGATCTCGCCCCGCCGCACCTCGAACGACACGTCGGTGAAGACGCCCTCGCGGGTGAGCCTGCGCACGCTCAGCGCCACCTCGCCGACGCTCGTCTCCTGCTTGGGGAACAGGGCGTCCAGCTCCCTGCCCACCATGCGGCGCACCAGGTCGTCGGGCGTGATGTCGGCGATCAGGTCACTGGCGACGAAGCCGCCGTCGCGCAGGGTCGTGACCCGCTGGCACAGCTCGAACATCTCCTCCAGCCGGTGCGAGATGAACAGCAGCGCGCACCCCTGCTCGCGCAGCGCCTTGGCCACGCCGAACAGCCGGGCGACCTCCTTGCCGGACAGCGCGGCGGTCGGCTCGTCCATGATGAGCACCCGGGCCTGCCGCGACAGCGCCTTGGCGATCTCCACGAGCTGCTGGTCGGCGATCGACAGCCCGCGGGCCGGCTGGTCGGGGTCGAGTTGCACGCCCAGCCTGGTGAACAACTCGGCAGCGTTCGCGCGCATGGTCCGCCGGTCGATGCCGAGGCGGCCACGGGGCTGACGCCCCATGAAGATGTTCTCGGTGACCGACAGGTCGGGGAACAGGGTCGGCTCCTGGTAGATCACCGCGACCCCGGCCTGCTGGGCGTCGGCGGGGCCGCCGAATTCGACCGGCGCGCCGTCCAGCAGGATCTGCCCGGAGTCGGGCCGGTGCACGCCCGAGAGGATCTTCACGAGCGTGGACTTGCCCGCGCCGTTCTCGCCGGCGAGGGCATGGACCTCGCCCGCATGCAGTTCTAGAGAGACCTCGCGTACGGCCCGCACCGCGCCGAACGCCTTGCTGACCCGTGAGAGGGACAGCACGGGAGTATTTGGCATGCCACACCCTGGCAAAATCGTTTTAATCGGTGGATGGAAAGTAAGGCAGCAACCAGCGGCGCGTCAATGCCCTGTTAAGTCGAGCTTTCCGGAAAGTTGCGATGTGTCCGGGCTTTAGGCTGATTGTTACGTTTTAACAACGTCTCTGATGGGCAGGGCGGCAGCCGATGGCGCCGAGCAGGGGTTGCGGCGATACCTGCCGGGTGCCAGGCCGTACTCACGCTTGAACGCGTTGGCGAAGGCGAACTCCGAGCCGTAGCCGACCCGGGCGGAGATCTCGCCCAGCGGGGCGTCGGACTCCTGCAGCAGCCGGGCGGCGGTGGCCAGGCGCCACCACGTGAGATACGTCAGCGGCGGCTGGCCGACCAGCGTGGTGAAGCGGCGGGCGAACGCGGCCCGCGACAGCCCCGCCCGCCCCGCCAGCTCCGCCACCGTCCACGGGTGCGCGGGGTCGCGGTGCATGGCGTCGAGCGCGGCGCTGATGCTCGGGTCGGACAGAGCCAGTGCCCAGCCGGTGAGCTCGCACTGGCCGTTGTCGGCGTCGAACCTGGCCCGCAGGATGTACAGCAGGAGCATGTCCAGGAGTGACGAGACGATCGTGTCGGCGCCGAGGCGCGGTTGCCTGATCTCCGCGCCCAGGAGATCCACCGCGGCCCGCAGTTCCGAGTGGAGCCCGAGCTGGGCCGGCAGGTGGATCAGCTCCGGCAGCTCGCGCAGGACCGGGTGCGCGCGGGCGGGATCGAGCTGGTAGCCGCCGCACAGCAGGATCGTGGCCGGGCCCGAGCCGCCCACCGAAGCGGACTCGAACAGGCCTCCCTCGGCCAGCGGGTCACACTGCGGCTCGGCCACCGGCGTGGCCGGGCTGTCGGCCAGGGCATAGCCGTGCCCGTGCGGGAAGAACAGCACGTCGCCCACCGACAACGCGACCGGCGCCCCGCCGGGCGGCAGGAGCCAGCATGACCCCTGCAGGACCACCTGGAACCCGGCGGATCCGGGAGCGGAGGGAAAGCGCTGGCCCCAGGGGGCGTGCCATTCGATGCGGACCGAACGGGGCCGGCCGGTGCGCATGATGGCGAGCACGTCGCTGAGCACGTCCATATCGGAACTCTAGCTCCTGAGACGACGGCGTATGAATCGCAGATGTCAACGCATTGGCCATCTCGCGGCTCGATCATACGGTTGCTTGCGACAAGAGGAGCGCCTGATGAGTCGAGTTCTGGTCACCGGGGCGACCGGAAAGGTCGGTCGTCACGTGGTGACGCTGTTGGAGGAGGCCGGGGCCGAGGCCGTGGCACTGAGCAGGAGCACCGGGGATCTGAGCGATCCCGGGTCATTGCCGCTGGACGGTGTGGAGGCGGTGTTCCTGGTGTGGCCGTTCGCCACCGCCGAGGGGGCGCGGGCGGTGGTCGAGGCCGTCGCCGGGCGGGCGCGGCGCGCCGGGAGGTCGGTCGGGGCCGGTTGGTCGGGGAAACTCGTCTACCTCTCCTCCGCCGCCCTGCGTGACGGCGAGCGCGAGGTGGAGCGGTTGATCGAGGGGTCAGGCCTGGAGTGGACGTTCCTGCGCCCGCACGCCTTCGCGGCCAACGCCTTGCGGTGGGCGCGGCAGGTGCGGGCGGGAGCGGTACGCGGCGCGTACGGGCAGGCCACCGGCCCGGTGGTGCACGAGCGGGACATCGCCGCCGTGGCCGTGCGGGCGTTGCTGGACGAGGGGCACCACGGCGCGGCGTACGAGCTGACGGGCCCTGACGTGCTCACGCAGGCCGCGCAGGTGCGGATCATCTCCGAGGTCACCGGGATACCCGCCCGCTGGGAGGAGATCCCGCTGGACCGCGCCCGCGCTGACCTCCTGGCCCAGGGCTGGCCGCCCGAGGCGGCGGACGGCGTCCTTCAGGCCCAGGCGAGCCAGGCCCAGGGGAGCCGGGCACAGGGGAGCCGGGCACAGGCATCGGTCACCTCGACGGTCGAGGAGGTCACGAAGAGCCCCGCGAGCACGTTCCGGCAGTGGGTGGTGGAGCACGCCGGCGAGTTCCGGACCCCTCCGAAGGCGGCGCCCACGATGCGGGCGGCACGCATCCACCGGTTCGGTGACGCCTCGGTGATCCGCCAGGACGAAGTTCCCACGCCGCGTCCAGGACCCGGGGAGGTGCTCGTCGAGGTGGCGGCCACCTCGTTCAACCCGTCGGAGGTCGGCCTGCGGTCCGGGCTGCTCCCTGAGGTGTTCCAGGCGACCCTGCCGCACACGCTCGGCTGGGACGTCTCCGGCACGGTCGTCGAGACCGGTGCGGGCGTCACCGCCCTGGCACCGGGGGACCGGGTCTTCGGCATGGTGGGCGGCGCGGCGGCCGAGTACGCGGTCGCCCCCGCGGAGGTCCTGGTCAAGGCGCCGGAGAGCATCCCGCTCGCGGACGCGGCGGCCATCCCCGTGGCGGGGCTCACGGCCTGGCAGGCGATCTTCGAGCACGCCCGCATCACGCCGGACCAGCGCGTGCTGATCAACGGCGCGGGCGGCGGCGTCGGCCGGTTCGCCGTGCCGTTGGCCAAGCTGGCAGGCGCGCACGTGACGGCCACGGCCGGCCCGCGCAGCGCCGATGCGGTGAGACGGACCGGTGCCGACGAAGTCGTCGACTACACCGAGGCTCCGCTGCCCGGCGGCATGGACGTGCTGCTGAACCTGATCCCGGTCCCCGAGGACGCGGCGAAGGCCCTGGCCGGGCTGGGCCGGCTGATCGTCACCATCGCGACCCCCATCGAGGGCGGCACACATTTCGTGATGCGTTACGACCCCGGGCAACTGGCCGCGATGGCGGCCCTGATCGACGAGGGACGTCTCGCGGTCGAGGTCGCGGAGTCACACCCCCTGTCCGAGCTGCCCGAGATCCACCGCAGGGCGGAATCGGGCGACACACACGGAAAAATCATGCTCTATCCCTAAGGACGAGAAATGATCAAGATTGGCATCATCATCGGCAGCGTCCGCCCAGGACGTAACGGTGTGAACGTCGCCCGCTGGGTGCACGACCTGGCCGTCAAGCGCGACGACGCCCACTTCGAGCTGATCGACCTGGCCGACTTCGCCCTGCCGCACCTCGACGAGCCCTTGCCTGCTGCCGTGGGGCAGTACGCCCACGCCCACACCAAGGCGTGGTCGGAGCGTATCGCCGCCTTCGACGGCTTCGTGTTCGTCACGCCGGAGTACAACCACTCCACCTCCGGCGCGCTGAAGAACGCCATCGACTTCCTCTATGCCGAATGGCAGGACAAGGCCGCGGGCTTCGTCGGCTACGGCGCGGACGGCGGCGTACGGGCGACCGAGCACCTCAGGCAGGTGCTCGGCCAGTTGAAGGTCGCCGACGTGCCCGGGCAGGTCTCGCTCTCGCTGCACCACGACTTCGAGAACATGGCGGTGTTCAGCCCGGCCGAGCACCAGGAGGCCATGGTGACGACGATGCTCGACCAGGTCGTCGCCTGGAGCGGCGCGCTGAAGCCGCTCAGGGCCGCGGCCTGAAGTGCTGCAGCACCTCGGGGTTGGCCATGGCGTCGGGATTGGCCGCCTCCTCCACCGGCGTGCCGAGCAGGATCTTGCGTACCGGAACCTCCAGTTTCTTGCCCGACAGAGTGCGGGGGATGCCGGGCACCACGCGGATCTCGTTCGGCACGTG from Nonomuraea polychroma encodes the following:
- a CDS encoding NADPH-dependent FMN reductase, which translates into the protein MIKIGIIIGSVRPGRNGVNVARWVHDLAVKRDDAHFELIDLADFALPHLDEPLPAAVGQYAHAHTKAWSERIAAFDGFVFVTPEYNHSTSGALKNAIDFLYAEWQDKAAGFVGYGADGGVRATEHLRQVLGQLKVADVPGQVSLSLHHDFENMAVFSPAEHQEAMVTTMLDQVVAWSGALKPLRAAA
- a CDS encoding ABC transporter permease, with the protein product MTATATRRPTRNGGRRLVDMVARVRELGILAALAALFGVTGAVNPSFLTYGSLRDILLNSAIVAMLAVGQTLVVITRNVDLSVSSVVGLSAFGGALVLADNPGVPIPVVIAGCVVLGAACGAINGLLVGVAKVPALVATLGTLYAFRGIDYAWAGGRQVNAADMPDGFLSLGSSSVLGMPLLALVALAVLLVVGWMLRNLRAGRELYAIGSNPEAAVLAGIQVRRRIMAAFVANGALAGLAGVMWAARFGTVDATVATGKELDVIAAVVVGGVAIFGGSGTVYGAALGALLLASITSALAVLRVDALAQTAINGALLIAAIVLDRLLALRVAAALRRRRFRDDH
- a CDS encoding AraC family transcriptional regulator; the protein is MDVLSDVLAIMRTGRPRSVRIEWHAPWGQRFPSAPGSAGFQVVLQGSCWLLPPGGAPVALSVGDVLFFPHGHGYALADSPATPVAEPQCDPLAEGGLFESASVGGSGPATILLCGGYQLDPARAHPVLRELPELIHLPAQLGLHSELRAAVDLLGAEIRQPRLGADTIVSSLLDMLLLYILRARFDADNGQCELTGWALALSDPSISAALDAMHRDPAHPWTVAELAGRAGLSRAAFARRFTTLVGQPPLTYLTWWRLATAARLLQESDAPLGEISARVGYGSEFAFANAFKREYGLAPGRYRRNPCSAPSAAALPIRDVVKT
- the rhaS gene encoding rhamnose ABC transporter substrate-binding protein; this translates as MRHTALLAGLVLMTAACGGTTRSDVQQQQSSAPATAASSAAANPNAPLKQGLKIAFLPKQVNNPYFTIADNGGIEAAKEFGGEGKEVGPSEASASSQVSYINTLIQQEQDAIVISANDPNAVVPALKQARAAGIKVVSYDSDTAPEGRDVFVNQASPEDLGRTEVQLLAEQIGHKGKIAILSATPNATNQNTWIEFMKDELKKPEYKDMELVKVAYGNDDDQKSFTETQGLLRSYPDLAGIISPTTVGIAAAARYLSDSPYKGKVKLTGLGTPNQLRKFVKDGTIDAFELWNPADLGYLASYAGAALASGQITGAEGEKFKAGKLGEYTIGAKGEVLLGKPTVFNKDNIDDFDF
- a CDS encoding alcohol dehydrogenase catalytic domain-containing protein; this translates as MSRVLVTGATGKVGRHVVTLLEEAGAEAVALSRSTGDLSDPGSLPLDGVEAVFLVWPFATAEGARAVVEAVAGRARRAGRSVGAGWSGKLVYLSSAALRDGEREVERLIEGSGLEWTFLRPHAFAANALRWARQVRAGAVRGAYGQATGPVVHERDIAAVAVRALLDEGHHGAAYELTGPDVLTQAAQVRIISEVTGIPARWEEIPLDRARADLLAQGWPPEAADGVLQAQASQAQGSRAQGSRAQASVTSTVEEVTKSPASTFRQWVVEHAGEFRTPPKAAPTMRAARIHRFGDASVIRQDEVPTPRPGPGEVLVEVAATSFNPSEVGLRSGLLPEVFQATLPHTLGWDVSGTVVETGAGVTALAPGDRVFGMVGGAAAEYAVAPAEVLVKAPESIPLADAAAIPVAGLTAWQAIFEHARITPDQRVLINGAGGGVGRFAVPLAKLAGAHVTATAGPRSADAVRRTGADEVVDYTEAPLPGGMDVLLNLIPVPEDAAKALAGLGRLIVTIATPIEGGTHFVMRYDPGQLAAMAALIDEGRLAVEVAESHPLSELPEIHRRAESGDTHGKIMLYP
- a CDS encoding ABC transporter permease; this encodes MTTDQLRQSPTTDQLRQSATTDLLRRWETLILALLVGVVVWASLGVDGFANGSNVSFLLLDTTEIALMALTMTLVIVAAEIDLSVASTLGLSCAVLGWLWNAGLPIEAIMPICLLVGALCGAFNGLLVTRLGLPSLAVTIGTFALFRGLAYVMLGDQAVADLPPAYTSLATASIGPVPLMTVLVALLAAVAAVVLHATGLGRSIFALGSNEEAAYFSGVRVKRIKFWLFVASGVMASLASLVYTFRYASARADNGVGLELAVVAAVLLGGVSIFGGRGSLPGVLMAVLLLGVVRNALILADVANEVLNFVTGLLLVASVLAPNLGAVWRRRTSPQMEGKSP
- a CDS encoding sugar ABC transporter ATP-binding protein; translation: MPNTPVLSLSRVSKAFGAVRAVREVSLELHAGEVHALAGENGAGKSTLVKILSGVHRPDSGQILLDGAPVEFGGPADAQQAGVAVIYQEPTLFPDLSVTENIFMGRQPRGRLGIDRRTMRANAAELFTRLGVQLDPDQPARGLSIADQQLVEIAKALSRQARVLIMDEPTAALSGKEVARLFGVAKALREQGCALLFISHRLEEMFELCQRVTTLRDGGFVASDLIADITPDDLVRRMVGRELDALFPKQETSVGEVALSVRRLTREGVFTDVSFEVRRGEIVALAGLVGAGRSEVARAVFGIDRWDAGSVEVDGKRLRPASPTAAMAAGLALVPEDRRQQGLVMDLSIERNIGLAGLAALHRGPLISRLAERQRAKDWAVRLQLKFARLTDPVNVLSGGNQQKVVLAKWLARKPSVIIVDEPTRGIDVGTKAEVHRLLSELAGTGVAVLMISSELPEVLGMADRVLVMHEGRLVAEIDRAQATEENVMAAATGRSAA
- a CDS encoding response regulator codes for the protein MIRVVIADDHLVVRTGFAELLDTQPDFEVAGTAADGAEAVRICRELAPDVVLMDVRMPGMGGIEATRQLAGAGAEGPRVLILTTFDLDEYVYDALRAGASGFLLKDVTAERLFDAVRVIAGGEALLAPAVTKRLISEFARLGPRSEAPALSTLTPRETQVLRLVAEGLSNPEIAARLVVTEETVKTHVSRVLNKLGLRDRTQAVVAAYESGLVVPRSRS